The following proteins are co-located in the Nocardia bhagyanarayanae genome:
- a CDS encoding DUF6325 family protein → MTETDIDALGPVDYLVIEFPADRPPDGSALPLLRDLVERGIIRVLDLAFVRKDADGSLAGIDIADMGLEGDLDITLFAEAGSGLLDEADRSEAAGVLEPGCSAAILVYENRWAAPFASALRRKGAQLVASGRIPMQSLLSSLELLEPESR, encoded by the coding sequence GTGACCGAAACCGATATCGACGCGTTAGGCCCGGTCGATTATCTCGTGATCGAATTCCCCGCCGATCGGCCTCCGGACGGTTCGGCGCTTCCCCTCCTACGTGACCTCGTCGAGCGCGGCATCATTCGAGTGCTGGATCTGGCGTTCGTCCGTAAGGACGCCGACGGTTCCCTCGCCGGAATCGATATCGCCGACATGGGCCTCGAAGGGGACCTGGACATCACCCTGTTCGCCGAGGCGGGATCGGGCCTGCTCGACGAGGCCGACCGCAGCGAAGCGGCCGGGGTGCTCGAACCGGGGTGCTCGGCCGCGATCCTGGTCTACGAGAACAGGTGGGCAGCGCCCTTCGCATCGGCCTTGCGCCGCAAGGGCGCCCAGCTCGTCGCTTCGGGGCGCATTCCGATGCAAAGCCTGCTGTCGTCGCTCGAACTTCTCGAGCCGGAAAGTCGATAG
- a CDS encoding SHOCT domain-containing protein, with amino-acid sequence MPGLLRGVARTAVISGTATAVSNRVSRRQGERWAAQEQAQPDPYAQQYAPPTAAPAPPPSGGSDMDRITALKELAQLKAQGVLTEAEFEAEKARILSG; translated from the coding sequence ATGCCAGGATTGCTTCGCGGCGTAGCCCGCACAGCCGTGATCTCCGGGACCGCGACCGCTGTGTCCAATCGGGTCTCCCGCCGTCAGGGCGAGCGGTGGGCGGCGCAGGAGCAGGCGCAGCCCGACCCCTACGCGCAGCAATACGCGCCACCAACGGCCGCACCCGCACCGCCACCGAGCGGCGGCAGCGACATGGACCGGATCACGGCACTGAAAGAACTCGCCCAGCTCAAAGCGCAGGGCGTGCTCACCGAAGCGGAGTTCGAAGCGGAGAAGGCGCGAATCCTCAGTGGGTGA
- a CDS encoding TetR/AcrR family transcriptional regulator has protein sequence MAARGGRGPRGERGAQADRILTAARKSFAERGYTGTSLRSVAQAAEVDPTLVNYYFSNKAGLLKAALEPPAAFGERIAEAAQVPLEERGRAFVEAALRLWDDPATAEVLRSIILAASHEPLAMERLRSVFSALVLQIVSASLDRDEAAVRANLVSTQIVGLAMTRYVWAIAPIADIPSEQVIRLIAPTVQHYLTGALGGDIPGNA, from the coding sequence ATGGCGGCACGAGGAGGAAGGGGTCCCCGTGGGGAACGTGGCGCGCAGGCGGACCGCATCCTGACGGCGGCCCGCAAGTCCTTCGCCGAGCGCGGTTACACCGGGACCTCGTTGCGGTCGGTGGCTCAGGCCGCCGAGGTGGATCCCACCCTGGTGAACTACTACTTCTCCAACAAAGCGGGATTGTTGAAGGCGGCGCTGGAGCCGCCGGCCGCCTTCGGTGAGCGCATTGCCGAGGCCGCCCAGGTGCCACTGGAGGAGCGCGGGCGGGCGTTCGTGGAGGCGGCGCTGCGCTTGTGGGACGACCCGGCCACCGCGGAGGTCCTGCGCTCGATCATCCTCGCGGCGAGTCACGAGCCCCTCGCCATGGAGCGGCTCCGCTCCGTCTTCTCCGCGCTCGTCCTGCAGATCGTGTCGGCGAGCCTCGACCGCGACGAGGCCGCGGTGCGCGCGAATCTGGTCTCCACGCAGATCGTGGGCCTTGCGATGACACGTTACGTCTGGGCGATCGCCCCTATCGCCGACATCCCCTCGGAGCAGGTCATCCGCCTGATCGCGCCGACTGTGCAGCACTATCTCACCGGCGCCCTCGGCGGGGACATCCCCGGGAATGCCTGA
- a CDS encoding DUF7144 family membrane protein, translating to MTRPTETNDVPVSQAVAAGTSIGAAFLLMITGIVSILQGISAIAKDEIYVTGPEYIYQFNTTGWGWVHLILGILLVLASLGLMAGAAWARVVAVIVAGLSLLGNFLWLPYYPWWSVLVIALDVVVIWAVTTWQPNRL from the coding sequence ATGACCAGGCCAACCGAAACCAACGATGTTCCCGTCAGCCAGGCCGTCGCGGCCGGGACGTCGATCGGCGCGGCATTCCTGCTGATGATCACCGGCATCGTGTCGATCCTGCAAGGCATCTCCGCGATCGCCAAAGACGAGATCTACGTGACCGGCCCCGAGTACATCTATCAGTTCAACACCACCGGCTGGGGCTGGGTGCATCTGATCCTCGGCATCCTCTTGGTGCTCGCCTCGCTCGGATTGATGGCGGGCGCGGCCTGGGCCAGGGTCGTCGCGGTGATCGTCGCGGGATTGTCCCTCCTCGGCAACTTCCTGTGGCTCCCCTACTACCCGTGGTGGTCGGTATTGGTGATCGCGCTCGACGTCGTGGTGATCTGGGCCGTCACGACGTGGCAGCCGAATCGCCTCTGA
- a CDS encoding Dyp-type peroxidase, with translation MLELDDIQHLALTRVPALAGRYEFLTFASGDGGRAWLSAMVDRVSSAAEARRSMSTEHGWVTLAFTWTGLRALGVPERSLATFPEEFRQGMAARASILGDTGLEHPDHWVGGLAGDDLHAIAILFARDDAERARCVQAHDRLVAGCAGVTVLSSLDVGAVPPLEYAHDHFGYRDRLSQPVIEGSGEQPTPGSDAPIKAGEFILGYPDEEGPPVELPQPEVLSRNGSYVAYRRLEEHVGRFRDFLADHTETPEEQELLAAKLMGRWRSGAPLVLAPEKDDPDLGADMRRNNDFDYKRMDPYGYAAPLGSHIRRMNPRDTAVNVRRRRLIRRGATYGPHLPEGAPEDGAERGIAAFVLCASLVRQFEFVQNVWVNDKTFRELGNERDPIIGNQDGTLEYKIPKRPIRRTIKGLPAFTTLRGGAYFFMPGLRGLRYLCTRTDSEVAP, from the coding sequence ATGCTCGAACTCGACGATATCCAGCACCTTGCGCTCACCCGTGTCCCGGCGCTGGCCGGACGCTACGAGTTCCTGACGTTCGCCAGTGGCGACGGTGGCCGGGCGTGGTTGTCCGCAATGGTCGACCGTGTGTCCTCGGCGGCCGAGGCACGGCGGTCCATGAGCACCGAGCACGGATGGGTGACACTCGCGTTCACCTGGACCGGGCTGCGCGCACTCGGTGTGCCCGAGCGGTCGCTGGCTACGTTTCCCGAGGAGTTCCGGCAAGGCATGGCGGCACGGGCGAGCATCCTCGGTGACACCGGGCTCGAGCACCCCGACCACTGGGTCGGCGGATTGGCGGGCGACGACCTGCACGCGATCGCGATCCTCTTCGCCCGCGACGACGCCGAACGCGCTCGCTGTGTGCAGGCGCACGATCGACTGGTCGCCGGCTGCGCCGGAGTGACGGTGCTGTCTTCGCTGGACGTGGGGGCGGTCCCGCCGCTGGAGTACGCGCACGACCATTTCGGCTACCGCGACCGGTTGTCGCAGCCGGTGATCGAGGGCTCTGGCGAACAGCCGACGCCCGGCTCGGACGCCCCGATCAAAGCCGGGGAGTTCATCCTGGGATATCCCGACGAGGAGGGCCCGCCGGTGGAACTGCCGCAACCGGAGGTGTTGTCGCGCAACGGGAGCTACGTGGCCTACCGGCGCCTCGAAGAACACGTCGGGCGGTTCCGCGACTTCCTGGCCGACCACACCGAGACCCCCGAGGAACAGGAATTGCTGGCCGCGAAACTGATGGGCCGCTGGCGCAGCGGCGCCCCGTTGGTGCTTGCCCCCGAGAAGGACGATCCCGACCTCGGCGCCGATATGCGGCGCAACAACGACTTCGACTACAAACGAATGGACCCCTATGGCTATGCGGCGCCACTGGGTTCGCACATCCGCAGGATGAATCCCCGCGACACCGCGGTGAACGTGCGACGCAGGCGCCTGATCCGCCGCGGCGCCACCTACGGACCGCACCTACCGGAAGGCGCGCCCGAGGACGGCGCCGAGCGCGGTATCGCGGCCTTCGTGCTCTGCGCGAGCCTGGTGCGCCAGTTCGAGTTCGTCCAGAACGTGTGGGTCAACGACAAGACCTTCCGTGAACTCGGCAACGAGCGCGACCCGATCATCGGCAATCAAGACGGCACCCTGGAGTACAAGATCCCCAAACGCCCGATTCGCCGGACCATCAAGGGATTACCGGCGTTCACGACTCTCAGAGGTGGCGCGTACTTCTTCATGCCAGGACTTCGCGGCCTGCGTTACCTCTGCACCCGAACCGACAGCGAGGTAGCACCATGA
- a CDS encoding GMC oxidoreductase produces MTAVSRRSMLTGAAAAGAVLLGVRSIGSPAPVAARVHTVPLTYEEHRVVVVGSGFGGGVSALRLAEAGVPVTVLERGLRWPTGPNAETFPRASAPDKRLLWCRSSPNLFGRPLVFEPYTGLVEAVPGVNMTALCAAGVGGGSLVYQGMSLQPSEAVFDTHFPQELDWATMNRVHYPRVARMLGLAEAPDELIETENYRAARVFADRVRRAGMPLSKIPMPIDWDFALAELRGEMKASYTNGDGAMGVNNGGKHSVDVTYIAAAEATGLVRVETLHEVTDVERAPDGRWTVHVQRLDTTGAVVENKILTARALIMAAGSLNTTRLLVRAGAKGLIPDLPDGLGQGWGTNADRIYVWTDPSAEFGAPQGGPVIYGSKNWADPRAAYTVIQASIPPLSLDPASTMLVGYGVSDGRGAFTYDAARDDAILHWPEHGDRGIQDNHIGPAVLEIAGPDGMLLDTNALFPSTWHPLGGASMGAVCDLDGRVHDQPGLYVLDGALMPGNTAACNPSMTIAAVAERALDNLVARDVGTRI; encoded by the coding sequence ATGACTGCTGTTTCGCGCCGGTCGATGCTGACCGGTGCCGCCGCTGCCGGCGCCGTACTGCTCGGCGTCCGCTCGATCGGTTCGCCTGCCCCGGTCGCCGCCCGGGTCCACACCGTCCCACTGACCTACGAAGAGCACCGCGTCGTGGTGGTCGGCTCCGGTTTCGGCGGCGGAGTCAGCGCGCTGCGCCTGGCGGAAGCGGGCGTGCCGGTGACGGTGCTCGAGCGCGGGTTGCGCTGGCCCACCGGCCCGAATGCCGAAACCTTCCCCCGCGCCTCCGCACCCGACAAGCGGTTGCTGTGGTGCCGGTCGAGTCCGAACCTCTTCGGCAGGCCGCTGGTATTCGAGCCTTACACCGGTCTGGTGGAGGCGGTGCCGGGGGTGAACATGACGGCTCTGTGCGCGGCGGGCGTCGGTGGCGGGTCGCTGGTCTACCAGGGCATGTCGCTGCAACCCTCGGAAGCGGTGTTCGACACGCATTTTCCGCAGGAGCTCGACTGGGCGACCATGAACCGGGTGCACTATCCGCGGGTGGCGCGGATGCTCGGCCTGGCCGAAGCGCCCGACGAGTTGATCGAGACCGAGAACTATCGGGCGGCGCGCGTCTTCGCCGACCGGGTGCGCCGGGCCGGGATGCCACTGTCGAAGATTCCGATGCCGATCGATTGGGATTTCGCGCTCGCCGAGCTGCGCGGTGAGATGAAGGCGTCCTACACCAACGGCGACGGCGCGATGGGCGTGAACAACGGCGGCAAGCACTCCGTCGACGTCACCTACATCGCCGCCGCCGAAGCCACCGGACTGGTGCGGGTGGAAACGCTGCACGAGGTCACCGATGTCGAGCGCGCACCCGACGGCCGCTGGACGGTGCACGTGCAGCGCTTGGACACCACCGGCGCCGTGGTCGAGAACAAGATCCTCACCGCGCGCGCGTTGATCATGGCCGCCGGCAGTCTCAACACCACGCGGCTGCTGGTCCGCGCCGGCGCGAAGGGTCTGATCCCCGACCTGCCGGACGGCCTCGGTCAGGGTTGGGGCACCAACGCCGACCGCATCTACGTCTGGACCGACCCGTCCGCGGAATTCGGTGCGCCGCAAGGCGGTCCGGTGATCTACGGCAGCAAGAACTGGGCGGATCCGCGGGCCGCCTACACCGTGATCCAGGCATCCATCCCACCGCTCTCGCTCGACCCCGCCAGCACGATGCTGGTCGGCTACGGCGTCAGCGACGGACGCGGCGCGTTCACCTACGACGCGGCCCGCGACGACGCGATCCTGCACTGGCCCGAGCACGGCGACCGCGGCATCCAGGACAACCACATCGGTCCCGCGGTGCTCGAGATCGCCGGACCCGACGGCATGCTGCTCGACACCAACGCCCTGTTCCCCTCGACGTGGCATCCCCTCGGCGGCGCGAGCATGGGCGCGGTCTGCGATCTGGACGGCCGGGTGCACGACCAGCCGGGGCTCTACGTCCTCGACGGTGCGCTGATGCCGGGAAATACCGCGGCCTGCAATCCCTCGATGACCATCGCCGCGGTCGCCGAAAGGGCGTTGGACAACCTCGTCGCCCGCGACGTGGGCACGCGCATCTGA
- a CDS encoding SHOCT domain-containing protein codes for MDSFWDYVWYTILVFAFVAYLIVLFQILVDLFRDHTVSGIAKAVWVIALIFLPYLSALVYLIVRGRGMALRAQQAQAEAKQATDQYIRQVAGKSPAENIADAKALRDSGVITDVEFEQLKAQALGGTASAPNTPTGL; via the coding sequence ATGGATTCGTTCTGGGATTACGTGTGGTACACGATCCTCGTGTTCGCCTTCGTGGCGTACCTGATCGTGCTGTTCCAGATTCTCGTGGATCTGTTCCGCGACCACACCGTCTCCGGCATCGCCAAGGCCGTGTGGGTGATCGCCCTGATCTTCCTGCCGTACCTGTCGGCGCTCGTGTACCTGATCGTCCGCGGGCGGGGCATGGCGCTGCGCGCTCAACAAGCGCAGGCCGAGGCGAAGCAAGCCACCGATCAGTACATCCGGCAGGTCGCGGGTAAGTCGCCCGCCGAGAACATCGCCGACGCCAAGGCCCTGCGCGACTCCGGTGTGATCACCGACGTGGAATTCGAACAATTGAAGGCCCAGGCCTTGGGCGGTACCGCTTCGGCACCCAATACACCGACCGGCCTGTGA
- a CDS encoding glycoside hydrolase family 15 protein, producing the protein MNAYPPIAEHGIIGDLQTAALVSSAGTIDWWCTPRFDSPSVFASLLDSERGGFCRVAAEHTAEKAAVRQLYLPDTAILVTRFMAPDGVGEVGDFMEPIREPVPTDRHRLVRVVRVVRGTLTFTLTCRPRFDYGRAEHTLEQRGEQAAVFHGPDTDLHLQVTDPVTLHSEDGDVTARFTLSQGESAVIVLTSTASEGPAPATPERDDTIADLDRCRRFWQSWLRSSTYRGRWRDMVNRSAITLKLLTYLPTGAPIAAATMGLPEQVGGERNWDYRYTWIRDASLSVRALIDLGFTEEAFAFRRWLRDRLDAGHTASGEPLQIMYRIDGDPRLEEEILDHWEGYRGSAPVRVGNAAADQIQLDIYGEAADAMAQSSDIGGIWGWRTFANLLDWLTEHWDRADEGIWETRGGQQEFTYSRLMTWVAFDRGIRLARDYSRPADVANWTRARDAVFAQIVDRGWSSKRQAFVQHYATDVLDASLLLMPRMGFLSPRDPAWLSTLDAMDDELVSDSLVYRYDPEASPDGLRGVEGTFNLCSFLYVEALARSGRLTHARYAFDKMLTYANHVGLFAEEIGPSGEQLGNFPQAFTHLALVAAAMALDEQLDRAEAGSATTDG; encoded by the coding sequence GTGAACGCGTACCCGCCCATTGCCGAGCACGGCATCATCGGCGATCTCCAGACCGCGGCTCTGGTGTCCTCCGCGGGGACCATCGATTGGTGGTGCACGCCCAGGTTCGATTCGCCGAGCGTCTTCGCCTCACTGCTGGACAGCGAGCGCGGCGGCTTCTGCCGGGTGGCCGCGGAACACACCGCCGAGAAGGCCGCGGTTCGCCAGTTGTATCTGCCGGATACGGCCATTCTCGTCACCCGGTTCATGGCACCGGACGGGGTGGGCGAAGTCGGCGATTTCATGGAACCGATCCGCGAGCCCGTCCCCACCGACCGACACCGGCTGGTTCGCGTGGTCCGCGTGGTGCGCGGAACCCTGACGTTCACACTGACCTGCCGCCCACGGTTCGACTACGGCAGGGCCGAGCACACACTGGAACAGCGGGGCGAACAGGCGGCGGTCTTCCATGGGCCGGACACGGACCTGCATCTACAGGTGACCGATCCCGTGACACTGCACTCCGAGGACGGCGATGTCACGGCACGATTCACGCTGTCTCAGGGCGAGAGCGCGGTGATCGTCTTGACGAGCACGGCGAGCGAGGGCCCAGCCCCCGCCACTCCGGAGCGCGACGACACCATCGCCGATCTCGATCGGTGTCGCCGCTTCTGGCAGTCCTGGCTGCGCTCGTCCACGTATCGCGGCCGGTGGCGGGACATGGTCAACCGCTCGGCGATCACCTTGAAACTGCTCACCTACCTGCCGACCGGCGCGCCGATCGCCGCGGCCACCATGGGCTTGCCGGAACAGGTCGGCGGGGAACGCAATTGGGACTACCGGTACACCTGGATCCGGGACGCCTCGCTGTCGGTGCGGGCGCTGATCGATCTGGGCTTCACCGAAGAGGCCTTCGCCTTCCGGCGCTGGCTGCGCGACCGTCTCGACGCCGGCCATACCGCCTCCGGTGAGCCGCTTCAGATCATGTACCGGATCGACGGCGACCCGCGACTGGAGGAAGAGATACTCGACCATTGGGAGGGCTACCGCGGCTCCGCGCCGGTGCGGGTCGGCAACGCGGCGGCCGACCAGATTCAGCTCGACATCTACGGCGAGGCTGCCGACGCCATGGCGCAGTCCTCGGACATCGGCGGCATCTGGGGCTGGCGGACGTTCGCGAATCTCCTCGACTGGCTGACCGAGCACTGGGACCGTGCCGACGAGGGCATCTGGGAAACCCGCGGCGGCCAACAGGAATTCACCTACAGCCGGCTGATGACCTGGGTCGCGTTCGATCGAGGTATCCGCTTGGCCAGGGACTACTCCCGGCCCGCGGATGTGGCGAACTGGACGCGGGCGCGGGACGCGGTCTTCGCCCAGATCGTCGATCGGGGCTGGAGCTCGAAACGGCAGGCGTTCGTGCAGCACTACGCCACGGACGTGCTCGACGCGTCGCTGCTGCTGATGCCGCGGATGGGTTTCCTGTCGCCTCGGGATCCGGCATGGCTGAGCACCCTCGACGCCATGGACGACGAACTGGTCAGCGACAGCCTGGTCTATCGCTACGACCCGGAGGCGTCTCCGGACGGACTGCGCGGCGTCGAGGGCACCTTCAACCTGTGCAGCTTCCTGTATGTCGAGGCGCTCGCCCGCTCGGGCCGGTTGACCCATGCCCGCTACGCGTTCGACAAGATGCTCACCTACGCCAACCACGTCGGGCTCTTCGCCGAGGAGATCGGTCCCTCCGGCGAGCAACTCGGCAACTTCCCGCAGGCGTTCACTCACCTCGCCCTCGTCGCGGCAGCCATGGCCCTCGACGAACAACTCGACCGCGCCGAAGCCGGGTCGGCCACAACCGACGGATAG
- a CDS encoding TetR family transcriptional regulator: protein MARTGETDTATKIIDTVLSLLDSDGYDAVQLRPVAKQAHVSLATVYKLYPTRDELILAAVEQWMATNIYTELAPPCENESLADGLRRLVRYVFEPWERNPRMLTAYYRARSGPGGQRLDTQGFDAVLPAATALFTGIDPDYIADVGLVLSNMVYALVGRFANEDLAITEILPALERTIVRLTANNEPLAAAAGSPAPDSPPFTWSPSIVSPYSPGPESAEQPS, encoded by the coding sequence GTGGCCAGGACAGGTGAGACCGACACGGCGACCAAGATCATCGACACCGTGCTGTCGCTGCTCGACTCCGACGGTTACGACGCGGTGCAATTGCGCCCTGTCGCGAAGCAGGCGCACGTCTCGCTGGCCACGGTCTACAAGCTGTATCCGACACGGGACGAGCTGATACTCGCCGCGGTCGAACAGTGGATGGCCACCAACATCTACACCGAACTGGCGCCGCCGTGCGAGAACGAGTCGCTGGCCGACGGTCTGCGGCGGTTGGTCCGGTACGTGTTCGAGCCGTGGGAACGCAACCCGCGAATGCTGACGGCCTACTACCGCGCGCGGTCCGGGCCCGGCGGTCAGCGGCTGGACACCCAGGGCTTCGACGCCGTCTTGCCCGCCGCGACCGCTCTCTTCACCGGGATCGACCCCGACTACATCGCCGACGTCGGGCTCGTCCTGAGCAATATGGTCTACGCCCTCGTCGGTCGCTTCGCCAACGAGGATCTGGCGATCACCGAGATCCTGCCCGCGCTCGAACGAACCATCGTCCGGCTCACCGCAAACAACGAGCCGCTCGCGGCGGCCGCCGGATCACCCGCTCCGGACTCGCCACCCTTCACCTGGAGCCCCTCGATCGTCTCGCCGTACTCCCCCGGCCCGGAAAGCGCCGAGCAACCGTCGTAG
- a CDS encoding MFS transporter — MADTGSLSPPRGVLVPLALAQFICSFAGSNMNVMINDISADLNTTVHGVQMVITIFLLVMAALMIPGGKITDRYGRKRCFMAGLIIYGVGAVLSALAPGLGVLILGNSILEGVGTAMLIPPVYILTTLFFTETTSRARAFGAIMAMGGIGAAAGPLLGGLITSGIGWRAAFAFQALVVASIVLLGRRIVDPVRPDPTVPFDVTGAVLSAVGLVLLVMGILAADNDLRLMLVLIAASAVVLVLFFLSIRAKEKAGRVPLISTNLFRNRTSNLGLVTQNIQWLVLMGTSFVVAAYLQVVRGYNAIQTGVIFTAATVGLLVTSLGAARLARRRTERTLIIAGFLVTVVGIGALLALAGRFENPWALAPGLLLIGIGLGVMLTPSVDIVQSSFGEDQQGEISGLSRCVSNLGSSLGTAIAGTILVAGLSSHAYAAAMTTLAIIAIAGFLAATALPRHDSARPAGASRAG; from the coding sequence ATGGCGGATACCGGTTCGCTCAGCCCACCCCGCGGTGTGCTGGTTCCGCTGGCACTCGCGCAGTTCATCTGCAGCTTCGCCGGTTCCAACATGAACGTGATGATCAACGACATCAGCGCCGATCTGAACACCACGGTGCACGGTGTGCAGATGGTCATCACGATCTTTCTGCTGGTGATGGCCGCCCTGATGATTCCCGGCGGGAAGATCACCGACCGGTACGGCCGCAAACGCTGTTTCATGGCGGGACTGATCATCTACGGCGTCGGCGCGGTGCTGAGCGCGCTCGCACCTGGGCTCGGCGTGCTGATCCTCGGCAATTCGATCCTGGAAGGCGTCGGCACCGCGATGCTCATCCCGCCCGTCTACATCCTGACCACCCTGTTCTTCACCGAAACGACCTCTCGCGCAAGGGCCTTCGGCGCGATCATGGCGATGGGCGGGATCGGCGCCGCGGCCGGACCGCTCCTCGGCGGACTCATCACCTCGGGGATCGGCTGGCGCGCGGCGTTCGCGTTCCAAGCGCTGGTGGTCGCGTCGATCGTGCTGCTCGGCCGCCGCATCGTCGATCCGGTGCGCCCGGACCCGACCGTGCCGTTCGACGTCACGGGCGCCGTGCTGTCGGCGGTCGGGCTGGTGCTGCTCGTCATGGGAATCCTCGCCGCCGACAACGACCTCCGGCTCATGCTCGTACTGATCGCGGCGAGCGCGGTGGTGCTGGTGTTGTTCTTCCTCTCGATCCGCGCGAAGGAGAAGGCGGGCCGCGTGCCGTTGATTTCGACGAACCTTTTCCGCAACCGCACCTCCAACCTCGGTCTCGTCACACAGAACATCCAGTGGCTGGTGCTGATGGGAACCTCGTTCGTGGTCGCCGCCTATCTGCAAGTAGTCCGGGGCTACAACGCCATTCAGACCGGCGTGATCTTCACCGCGGCCACAGTAGGGCTGCTGGTGACGTCGCTCGGCGCGGCGCGGCTGGCGCGGAGACGCACCGAGCGCACCCTGATCATCGCCGGGTTCCTGGTGACCGTCGTCGGCATCGGCGCGCTACTCGCACTCGCGGGCCGCTTCGAAAACCCCTGGGCGTTGGCGCCCGGGTTGCTGTTGATCGGAATCGGTCTCGGCGTGATGTTGACACCGTCGGTCGACATCGTCCAGTCCAGCTTCGGCGAGGACCAGCAGGGCGAGATATCCGGATTGTCGCGCTGCGTCTCGAATCTGGGTTCCTCGCTCGGCACCGCCATCGCGGGCACCATCCTGGTCGCGGGTCTGTCGAGTCACGCCTACGCCGCCGCGATGACCACCCTCGCGATCATCGCCATCGCCGGATTCCTCGCCGCCACAGCGCTGCCGCGACACGACTCGGCACGTCCCGCCGGAGCGTCCCGTGCGGGCTGA
- a CDS encoding lipase family protein, with product MQRVHGRRSLSRAARMAAAVAVACATAVAGVGVDVTRAAADEVGAFYTPPAQIPSEPGAIIKTQPMPLFATAPTLEGWPGQAQHVMYTTRFQDGSPVAVTGTFIDATGPWQGPGPRPTVVIGPGTSGQADRCAMSVAFSTGMALFTDPSPGLSANQELPSSAVWSSLGARVLVTDYIGLGTPGIHTFANRIEGAHALLDGARAANHLAGVGPETPVVFWGYSQGGGAAAAAAEMQPSYAPELNLKGTWAGGPVADLAKILERIDGALIGGAIGFAINGMLARYPDLHRAVDRVTSPAGRAMLDTLSTSCIGDVITHQPFLRTNSMTIDGRSLTEHLHAIPEAGPALSELRVGTMKPSTPVLITSGLNDDTVPYNQARQLAEDWCAKGATVTFRTNDLPPIFPGATIPNHFGPELIDGFGPDNAITYLLDRLADKPVSGCTID from the coding sequence ATGCAGCGAGTGCACGGAAGGCGGTCGCTGTCGCGGGCCGCCCGGATGGCGGCGGCGGTGGCCGTTGCCTGCGCTACGGCGGTGGCCGGGGTCGGGGTGGACGTCACCAGAGCGGCGGCCGACGAGGTCGGCGCCTTCTACACCCCGCCCGCGCAGATTCCGTCGGAGCCGGGCGCGATCATCAAAACCCAGCCGATGCCACTGTTCGCGACCGCGCCGACCCTCGAGGGCTGGCCGGGCCAGGCCCAGCACGTCATGTACACCACGCGGTTCCAGGACGGGTCGCCCGTCGCGGTGACCGGAACGTTCATCGACGCCACCGGCCCGTGGCAGGGCCCGGGACCGCGACCGACCGTGGTCATCGGTCCCGGCACCTCGGGCCAAGCCGACCGCTGCGCGATGTCGGTGGCGTTCTCGACCGGAATGGCGCTGTTCACCGACCCCTCGCCGGGACTGTCGGCGAATCAGGAACTGCCGTCGTCGGCGGTGTGGAGCTCGCTGGGCGCCCGGGTCCTGGTGACCGACTACATCGGCCTCGGGACGCCCGGTATCCATACGTTCGCCAATCGCATCGAGGGCGCGCACGCCCTGCTCGACGGCGCCAGAGCGGCCAACCATTTGGCGGGCGTCGGACCCGAGACCCCCGTGGTCTTCTGGGGCTACTCCCAAGGCGGTGGCGCGGCGGCCGCGGCGGCGGAGATGCAGCCGAGCTACGCGCCGGAACTGAATCTCAAGGGCACCTGGGCCGGTGGTCCCGTCGCGGATCTGGCGAAGATTCTCGAGCGCATCGACGGCGCGCTGATCGGCGGCGCGATCGGCTTCGCCATCAACGGCATGCTCGCCCGCTACCCCGATCTGCACAGGGCGGTCGACCGCGTGACCAGCCCCGCCGGACGCGCCATGCTGGACACGCTCAGCACCTCGTGCATCGGCGACGTCATCACCCATCAGCCATTCCTGCGGACCAACTCGATGACGATCGACGGCCGATCGCTCACCGAACACCTGCACGCGATCCCGGAAGCGGGTCCCGCCCTGAGCGAACTGCGCGTCGGCACCATGAAGCCCAGCACGCCGGTCCTGATCACCAGCGGCCTCAACGACGACACAGTCCCCTACAACCAGGCTCGCCAACTCGCCGAGGACTGGTGCGCCAAAGGCGCCACCGTCACCTTCCGCACCAACGACCTGCCGCCGATCTTCCCCGGCGCCACGATCCCGAATCACTTCGGGCCGGAACTCATCGACGGCTTCGGCCCCGACAACGCGATCACCTACCTCCTCGATCGCCTCGCCGACAAGCCCGTCTCCGGCTGCACCATCGACTGA